The DNA region GCAGATGGAAGCGGATACATCATAGTAACTAATCCTAAAACTCAAGAATGGGAGCTTTATGATATAAATAATGACCCTACTCAAATGAAAAATTTAGCTTCTTCTATGCCAGATAAAGTAAAAGAGATGGCTGCAAAATATGAGGAAAGCGTTAAGAGAGATTTTAATGGAGCACAAAATTTATTAATTGATTTTGCTCATAGAGTAGACAGTAAAATATTAATAGAGCGTTATGGACAATTAGCAAAAGATGTACTTACTTCTATGCAGACAGGTAAGGCTGTTTCAAAAGAGGCAGAAGAATATATGAGATTATATAGATTCTTTAGTTTTGTTCCTGAAGGTATAGGATATGCTGGTGTAGGTTCAGTTTGGTATAGACCTCCTTCATCAAAATTAAGAGCAACTAATTATACATACAAAAAAGATGATGGATATTTCTTCTCATTATCAGCAGCACATACAGGAGCAGTCTCTCATAATATTAATGTTGATATAGAAATAGATGATAATTCTAAAGGTGTTATATATGCAAACGGAGGTTTAGACGGCGGATATGCACTATATGTAAATGATGATGGTAATTTAGTATATGAATATAATTATTTAGGTGAAAGACAAAAAGTAATATCACCTGCAGCTTTATCTAAAGGAAATCATAATATAATGATGAGCTATAAAAAAGATAATGTAAACAGCGGAGTTATTGATATGATTATAGATGGAAATGCCGTTGCAAGCTCTACTATAAAAATGCTTCCTATAATGATTTCTTATGACTATTTTAGCATAGGTGAAGATGTAGGCTCTAAAGTAAGTTTAGATTATAAAGATAATTATGCTTTTAATGGAAAAGTGGGAGATGTTAATATTAATTTAGGAGATGATTTACTTAAATAATTAATATTCTAGTTTTTATTTTAAGAGGGTGAAATTACACCCTCTTAAATTTAATATTTTTAAATTTTTTTTATTTTTATTTTCTCTTATACCGCATACTATTAAATTGTGTGCGGATTTTATTTTTTTATATATTATTAACTATAAGGAGGATTATATGAATAGAGGTTATCATTTAATGGCTAAGCCTTTCGGACCTATATGTAATATAAAATGTGAATATTGTTTTTATTTAGAGAAAAAATCATTATTTCAAGAAAATGAAAAATACAAAATGTCTTATGAGGTATTAGAAAATTATATAAAAAAATATATAGAAACTCAGGATATACCGGAAATAAGTTTCGTGTGGCAGGGAGGTGAGCCTATGCTTGCTTCTTTGGATTTTTATAAAGATGTTGTAAAACTTCAAAAAAAATATTCTGGTAATAAAAAAATTACTAATTCATTACAAACTAATGGACTTTTAATAGATGATGATTGGTGTAAATTTTTAAAAGAAAATAATTTTCTTGTTGGTTTGAGTTTAGATGGAAATAAAGATATACATGATAAATATAGAAAAGATATTTTAGGAAATGGAACTTTTGATAGAGTTTTTAATTCTTTGAAACTGCTTCAGGATTATAATATAGATTTTAATGTTTTGTCTTCTGTAAGTAAATATTCTTCTAAATATCCATTGGAAATATATAATTTCTTCAAAGAAAATAAAATTAAATATATACAATTTTCTCCTATAGTAGAAAGGCTTCCAGATGAAGAAGCTAAAAAACTTTCTCTAACTCATTCTATACCAAACAGCAGTTCAAATGAAAAAGTTACTGATTATTCTGTAGAGCCTGAATCTTACGGAGACTTTTTAATATCTATTTTTGATGAGTGGGTTAAAAAAGATGTTGGAGAAATATTTGTTATGAACTTTGAATGGGCTTTGACTTCTTGGCTTGGATTAGAAAATACAATATGTTTATTTACAAAAGAATGCAGCGGCTGTACTGTAGTTGAGCATAATGGAGATATTTATAGCTGTGACCATTATGTTTATCCTGATTATAAAATAGGTAATATAATAACTGATAATCCTAGAAGTATAATTGATTCAGATAAGCAAAAAACTTTCGGACTTAAAAAAAACAATTTACCTAAAAATTGTTTAAGATGCGATTGCTTATTTGCATGCCAGGGAGAATGCCCTAAAAATAGATTCGATAAATTTTATGACGGAGAGGAAGGAAAAAATTATTTATGTGAAGGATACAAAAAATATTTTTATCATATTCACCCTTATATGAAAGCTATGAGGGAGCTTTTAGAAAATAATATAGATATTAGAGAGATTATGAGAATAAAGGAAAGCCCTATTGTAATAGTGAAAAATAATAAACTATAATATTGCAAAAATATACTTTATATTTTAGTATATATAAAATGTTTTTTAGGAGATTAAAGTTTATGAGAATTATTAATATTAATACTAACAAATTACATTCTATACTTTTTATACTGCTTCCTATTGTTTTAATAGTAGGTTTTTTAATTTTTTCTAGCGTTACAATAGTATCAACAGGTGAGGTTGGTATAAGAAGCAGATTAGGTAAGGCTATATCAGAAGAAGAACCTGGACTTCATTTTAGAATACCTTTTATAGATAGTATTAGAACTATGGAAGTGAGAGAGCAAACTGTTGAAAAAACTTATGCAGTATCATCAAAAGATATGCAAACTATATCAATGACTTTGAATGTTCAATATTCTATAACTGGCGATGCTTTAGAATTATATAAAAAATTTGGTACAGATTATAAAAATAAATTAGTTAATCCAAGAATATCAGAGAGTCTTAATGCTGTTTCTGCAAGATACACAATAGAAGAGTTTATTACAAAAAGAAACGAAATGGCCGGAGAACTTTTAAAAGAGGTTATGGCAGATTTTCAGAATTACGGCATTACAGTTGCAGCTTGTTCTATTATAGAGCATGATTTTTCAGATGAGTTTGACCAGGCAATAGAGAGAAAATTAATAGCTTCTCAAAATGCTCTTACTGCTCAAAATGATTTGGAAAAAGT from Brachyspira pilosicoli P43/6/78 includes:
- a CDS encoding anaerobic sulfatase maturase; the encoded protein is MNRGYHLMAKPFGPICNIKCEYCFYLEKKSLFQENEKYKMSYEVLENYIKKYIETQDIPEISFVWQGGEPMLASLDFYKDVVKLQKKYSGNKKITNSLQTNGLLIDDDWCKFLKENNFLVGLSLDGNKDIHDKYRKDILGNGTFDRVFNSLKLLQDYNIDFNVLSSVSKYSSKYPLEIYNFFKENKIKYIQFSPIVERLPDEEAKKLSLTHSIPNSSSNEKVTDYSVEPESYGDFLISIFDEWVKKDVGEIFVMNFEWALTSWLGLENTICLFTKECSGCTVVEHNGDIYSCDHYVYPDYKIGNIITDNPRSIIDSDKQKTFGLKKNNLPKNCLRCDCLFACQGECPKNRFDKFYDGEEGKNYLCEGYKKYFYHIHPYMKAMRELLENNIDIREIMRIKESPIVIVKNNKL
- a CDS encoding prohibitin family protein, yielding MRIININTNKLHSILFILLPIVLIVGFLIFSSVTIVSTGEVGIRSRLGKAISEEEPGLHFRIPFIDSIRTMEVREQTVEKTYAVSSKDMQTISMTLNVQYSITGDALELYKKFGTDYKNKLVNPRISESLNAVSARYTIEEFITKRNEMAGELLKEVMADFQNYGITVAACSIIEHDFSDEFDQAIERKLIASQNALTAQNDLEKVKYEAEAEITKAKGIAEANRIMQESLTPLLIQRMYIEKWDGKMPQVSGSGVTPMIQVK